A stretch of the Haloplanus aerogenes genome encodes the following:
- the acs gene encoding acetate--CoA ligase: MSDDDIELEARLEEQEVFEPSDAFVEQANVSDPDIYQEFEENWPNCWQAAAELLDWDEEYEQVLDDSNPPFYKWFTDGKLNASANCLDRHLDERGDEVAIEWVGEPVDEDDRSFTYEELHREVNECAAALRDMGVGEDDVVTMYMPMIPELPIAMLACARIGAPHSVVFAGFSADALATRMNAADSEYLVTCDGYYRRGDPLDHLSKANEGLAGVDHEVSDVVVAERLRDGDGFGHDLADNQHAYADLVADHAGAEVAPVQRDAEDMLFLMYTSGTTGQPKGVKHTTGGYLAWASWTSQAVLDIKPEDTYFCSADIGWITGHSYIVYGPLALGTTTMMYEGTPDYPDRDRLWQIIEEYEANQLYTAPTAIRAFMKWGSEYPERNDLSSLRLLGTVGEPINPRAWKWYYKHIGNEECPIVDTWWQTETGGMMVTTLPGVKDMKPGSAGPPLPGVDAQIVDTNGDEVDAGRAGYLTVQKPWPGMLRTLYKNDERYIEEYWAEYSDTDSDDPDDWVYFPEDGAKIDDDGYITVLGRVDDVINVSGHRLGTMEIESAIVGVEGVAEAAVVGGDHEVKGEAVYAYVITEEGYDEDDDLRQRIIQGVEDAIGPIARPERVIFSPDLPKTRSGKIMRRLLEDIANEAELGDTSTLRNPEIVEDIQGKISGD; encoded by the coding sequence ATGTCCGACGACGATATCGAACTGGAGGCGCGCCTCGAGGAGCAGGAAGTGTTCGAGCCCTCGGACGCGTTCGTCGAGCAGGCGAACGTTTCGGACCCTGATATCTATCAGGAGTTCGAGGAGAACTGGCCCAACTGCTGGCAGGCGGCGGCCGAACTCCTCGACTGGGACGAGGAGTACGAGCAGGTGCTCGACGACTCGAATCCGCCGTTCTACAAGTGGTTCACGGACGGCAAGCTGAACGCGTCGGCGAACTGTCTCGACCGACACCTCGACGAACGGGGCGACGAGGTGGCGATCGAGTGGGTCGGGGAGCCGGTCGACGAGGACGACCGCTCGTTCACCTACGAGGAACTCCACCGCGAGGTCAACGAGTGCGCGGCGGCGCTCCGCGACATGGGCGTCGGCGAGGACGACGTGGTGACGATGTACATGCCGATGATCCCGGAACTGCCCATCGCCATGCTGGCGTGTGCGCGCATCGGCGCTCCGCACAGCGTGGTGTTCGCGGGCTTCTCCGCGGACGCGCTGGCGACCCGCATGAACGCCGCCGACTCCGAGTATCTGGTCACGTGTGACGGCTACTACCGCCGCGGCGACCCGCTCGACCACCTCTCGAAGGCCAACGAGGGCCTCGCGGGCGTCGATCACGAGGTGTCCGACGTCGTCGTGGCCGAACGGCTCCGTGACGGCGACGGCTTCGGCCACGACCTCGCGGACAACCAGCACGCCTACGCCGACCTCGTCGCGGATCACGCGGGCGCCGAGGTGGCCCCGGTCCAGCGCGACGCCGAGGATATGCTGTTCCTGATGTACACCTCGGGGACGACGGGCCAACCCAAGGGCGTCAAGCACACCACGGGTGGCTACCTCGCGTGGGCGTCGTGGACCAGTCAGGCCGTCCTCGACATCAAGCCCGAGGACACCTACTTCTGCTCGGCCGACATCGGCTGGATCACGGGCCACTCCTACATCGTCTACGGGCCGCTCGCGCTCGGGACGACGACGATGATGTACGAGGGAACGCCGGACTACCCGGACCGCGACCGCCTCTGGCAGATCATCGAGGAGTACGAGGCCAACCAGCTCTACACCGCGCCGACCGCGATCCGCGCGTTCATGAAGTGGGGTTCGGAGTACCCCGAACGGAACGACCTCTCCAGCCTCCGTCTGCTGGGGACGGTCGGCGAACCCATCAACCCGCGCGCCTGGAAGTGGTACTACAAGCACATCGGCAACGAGGAGTGCCCCATCGTCGACACGTGGTGGCAGACCGAGACGGGCGGCATGATGGTCACCACGCTGCCCGGCGTCAAGGACATGAAACCCGGCTCCGCCGGCCCGCCGCTCCCCGGCGTCGACGCCCAGATCGTCGACACCAACGGCGACGAGGTGGATGCCGGCCGCGCTGGCTATCTCACCGTCCAGAAGCCGTGGCCCGGCATGCTCCGCACGCTCTACAAGAACGACGAGCGCTACATCGAGGAGTACTGGGCCGAGTACTCCGACACGGACAGCGACGACCCGGACGACTGGGTCTACTTCCCCGAGGACGGCGCGAAGATCGACGACGACGGCTACATCACCGTCCTCGGCCGCGTCGACGACGTGATCAACGTCTCCGGCCACCGGCTGGGGACGATGGAGATCGAATCCGCCATCGTCGGCGTCGAGGGCGTCGCGGAAGCGGCCGTCGTCGGCGGCGACCACGAAGTGAAAGGCGAGGCTGTCTACGCCTACGTCATCACCGAGGAGGGCTACGACGAGGACGACGACCTCCGCCAGCGCATCATCCAGGGCGTCGAGGACGCCATCGGGCCCATCGCCCGACCGGAGCGCGTCATCTTCTCGCCGGACCTGCCCAAGACGCGCTCGGGCAAGATCATGCGGCGCCTGCTGGAAGACATCGCCAACGAGGCCGAACTGGGTGACACCTCGACGCTGCGCAACCCCGAAATCGTCGAGGACATTCAGGGCAAGATCAGCGGCGACTGA
- a CDS encoding sodium:solute symporter family transporter, whose product MVTAAVLLGLVGVVLVAFAALGAWYARGRIETVEDYITARNSTGGGALTATIVASSMGAWILFSPAEAGAAFGGITAVAGYAAGSALALAAFAVVGPRIRDLLPEGHSLTEYAYARYGSAMYAYVLLVSVAYMFVFLAAEFTGIASALSLIAGVPGWQTATVVGVTVLAYTGYGGLRASIVTDTVQTVLILPLLIVSVVVTLLALGGTNAAHAAVVDNAPNLLAVGSPSGLEFGAYVVVAIVGAEMLNQAWWQRVYAASDEETLRRSFLVAAVAVVPMIFLAGIFGPIAVGLGLVEAPADASVSFFLVVTDVLPDPAVLAVAVLAVLLVVSSADTLFNAIASVVTVDLPRVADLSDDRLTAAARAVTVLVAAAATVVGAQGYSVLTLFLLADLLAAATFIPLLYGLYSQRAWSGGVLVASAAGLVVGLAFFPPARGVLPLSALPAASYFVSFLGAAAVSTGLAVVTARLGNRRYDLDRLGRDVRRLDEGGSDADAMADGSGGGGERR is encoded by the coding sequence GTGGTGACGGCGGCGGTACTGCTCGGACTCGTCGGCGTCGTCCTCGTCGCGTTCGCGGCGCTCGGCGCGTGGTACGCACGGGGACGGATCGAAACCGTCGAGGACTACATCACCGCCCGCAACTCGACGGGTGGCGGGGCGCTGACGGCGACCATCGTCGCCTCCAGCATGGGCGCGTGGATCCTGTTCAGCCCGGCGGAGGCGGGGGCGGCGTTCGGCGGCATCACTGCCGTCGCTGGCTACGCCGCGGGGTCGGCGCTCGCGCTCGCCGCCTTCGCCGTCGTCGGGCCGCGCATCCGCGACCTGCTCCCCGAGGGACACAGCCTCACGGAGTACGCCTACGCCCGCTACGGGTCGGCGATGTACGCCTACGTCCTCCTCGTGAGCGTCGCCTACATGTTCGTCTTCCTCGCGGCGGAGTTCACCGGCATCGCGAGTGCGCTCTCGCTGATCGCTGGCGTGCCGGGGTGGCAGACGGCGACTGTCGTCGGCGTCACCGTCCTCGCCTACACCGGCTACGGCGGCCTCCGCGCGAGCATCGTCACTGACACCGTCCAGACGGTGCTCATCCTCCCGCTCCTGATCGTGAGCGTCGTCGTCACCCTCCTCGCACTCGGTGGGACGAACGCCGCCCACGCCGCCGTCGTCGACAACGCCCCGAACCTCCTCGCCGTCGGGTCCCCCAGTGGCCTGGAGTTCGGCGCGTACGTCGTCGTCGCCATCGTCGGCGCGGAGATGCTGAATCAGGCGTGGTGGCAACGCGTCTACGCCGCGAGCGACGAGGAGACGCTCCGGCGCTCCTTCCTCGTCGCCGCCGTCGCGGTGGTCCCAATGATCTTTCTCGCCGGTATCTTCGGCCCCATCGCCGTCGGCCTCGGCCTCGTCGAGGCGCCCGCCGACGCCAGCGTCTCCTTCTTCCTCGTCGTGACCGACGTACTCCCCGATCCGGCCGTCCTCGCGGTGGCCGTCCTCGCCGTCCTCCTCGTCGTCTCCAGCGCCGACACGCTCTTCAACGCCATCGCGAGCGTCGTCACCGTCGACCTGCCACGCGTGGCCGACCTCTCCGACGACCGACTCACGGCCGCGGCGCGCGCGGTGACCGTCCTCGTCGCCGCCGCCGCCACCGTCGTCGGCGCGCAAGGCTACTCCGTGCTCACCCTGTTCCTGCTGGCAGACCTGCTGGCCGCGGCGACGTTCATTCCCCTCCTGTACGGCCTCTACTCGCAGCGGGCGTGGTCCGGGGGCGTCCTCGTCGCGAGCGCCGCGGGCCTCGTCGTCGGCCTCGCCTTTTTCCCGCCAGCGCGGGGCGTCCTCCCGCTCTCGGCGCTGCCCGCCGCCTCCTACTTCGTCTCCTTCCTCGGCGCCGCCGCCGTTTCGACGGGGCTGGCCGTCGTGACCGCGCGACTCGGTAACCGGCGGTACGATCTGGACCGTCTCGGCCGGGACGTGCGTCGTCTCGACGAGGGCGGCAGCGATGCCGACGCGATGGCCGACGGGAGCGGCGGCGGAGGTGAGCGTCGATGA
- a CDS encoding GNAT family N-acetyltransferase: protein MDIREATAADIEGIRTVAHDSLAASYGHALEDDIIAQAVERWYDEETLTDDLDDPNTEFLVAIDEDRIVGFAQSYVVERRETVGEIDWLHVEPQSRGSGIGDGLLAALERRLLDHGVSRIEGRVLEANEAGAGFFERENFEAIGERTVEIGGEPFVEKLYSKFPEAGGRQVLTEAATLPDGRQVYVALDESVRGSNGPFYAVYLDRDRTERYGYLCGNCDGFGISMDTMGRVVCKDCENRRKPTRWDASYL, encoded by the coding sequence ATGGACATCCGCGAGGCAACGGCGGCGGATATCGAGGGCATCCGAACGGTCGCCCACGACTCCCTCGCCGCGTCGTACGGACACGCGCTGGAGGACGACATCATCGCACAGGCCGTCGAGCGGTGGTACGACGAGGAGACGCTGACCGACGACCTCGACGACCCGAACACCGAGTTCCTCGTCGCCATCGACGAGGACCGTATCGTCGGCTTCGCCCAGAGCTACGTCGTCGAGCGGCGCGAGACGGTCGGGGAGATCGACTGGCTCCACGTCGAACCGCAGAGCCGCGGCAGCGGGATCGGTGACGGCCTGCTTGCGGCGCTCGAACGTCGCCTGTTGGACCACGGCGTCTCGCGCATCGAGGGGCGCGTCCTCGAAGCCAACGAGGCCGGTGCCGGCTTCTTCGAGCGCGAGAACTTCGAGGCGATCGGCGAGCGCACCGTCGAAATCGGCGGCGAACCCTTCGTCGAGAAACTCTACTCCAAGTTCCCCGAGGCCGGGGGGCGGCAGGTGCTCACCGAGGCCGCGACCCTCCCCGACGGCCGGCAGGTGTACGTCGCCCTCGACGAGAGCGTCCGTGGCTCCAACGGCCCCTTCTACGCCGTCTACCTCGACCGTGACCGGACCGAGCGATACGGCTACCTCTGTGGCAACTGCGACGGCTTCGGCATCTCGATGGACACCATGGGCCGCGTCGTCTGCAAGGACTGCGAGAACCGCCGCAAGCCGACCCGCTGGGACGCCAGCTACCTCTGA
- a CDS encoding haloacid dehalogenase type II: MAGLCFDMYGTLCDTSSVRTRLGEELGVSDCLVAAVDETWRRKQLQYSYQSAQMDAYEPFWEITSHALDYALAQYDLDPDDDTRTRLLHAYDHLDPFPGAVEALDRLSAAGHDVVVLSNGNPEMLERLADDAGLSPHLDDILSAHAVRTFKPDPAVYEHAAETLDRPLGDCRLISSNAWDVAGAGNAGMATTWVNRARDPPEAIGARPDREVDTLPAVADDLC; the protein is encoded by the coding sequence ATGGCCGGACTCTGTTTCGACATGTACGGGACGCTCTGTGACACGAGTAGCGTGCGGACGCGGCTCGGGGAGGAGCTGGGTGTTTCCGACTGCCTCGTCGCCGCCGTCGACGAGACGTGGCGGCGCAAACAGCTCCAGTACTCCTACCAGAGCGCGCAGATGGACGCGTACGAACCGTTCTGGGAGATCACGAGCCACGCCCTCGACTACGCACTCGCGCAGTACGATCTCGATCCGGACGACGACACACGGACCCGTCTCCTGCACGCCTACGACCATCTCGATCCCTTCCCCGGCGCGGTGGAAGCGCTCGACCGTCTCTCCGCTGCCGGGCACGATGTGGTCGTTCTCTCGAACGGGAATCCCGAGATGCTCGAACGCCTCGCGGACGATGCGGGGCTTTCACCTCATCTCGATGATATTCTGAGTGCTCACGCGGTCCGGACGTTCAAACCCGACCCGGCCGTCTACGAACACGCGGCCGAGACGCTCGACCGTCCCCTTGGCGACTGCCGCTTGATTTCCTCGAACGCGTGGGACGTGGCAGGGGCTGGCAACGCGGGAATGGCGACGACGTGGGTGAACCGCGCGCGCGACCCGCCGGAGGCTATCGGCGCCCGCCCCGACCGCGAAGTCGACACCCTCCCGGCCGTCGCGGACGATTTATGTTAG
- a CDS encoding substrate-binding protein — MVGLAGCSGGGGGGGGGGGGESEYPELGNYPIEGDTATLGFNVPQSGPYASEGEDELRAYELAVKHLNNGGGWVDSQFDDLSGDGVLDYQIDSVSGDTATDADTARQSASRMIQRDDVIMVSGGSSSAVAIAVQELCQREKTLFMACLTHSNDTTGANCVRYGFREMFNAYMTGQALAPVVRDEYGEDLEFYQLYADYSWGQTQQESMNQFLTETAGWEQVDSVATPLGTSDYSSYLSEASNSGADVLVLNHYGLDGATSASQAVDAGLDEGMEILVPLYNRPMAEAAGSAIEGIFGTVAWDSQIDNTPSQEFLQAFQDEYDRIPSGPAQLAYAQTLQYAAAVERAGTFYPPEVIRQLEGFEYDNIGMGAETMRACDHQAQRDVPVVRGLPESEQSEGQYFEIINVTSRDDLGYGCDEGPAAECELGEYGDE, encoded by the coding sequence CTGGTCGGCCTCGCCGGCTGTTCCGGCGGTGGTGGTGGTGGCGGTGGCGGCGGTGGCGGCGAGTCGGAGTATCCCGAACTCGGTAACTATCCCATCGAAGGTGACACGGCGACGCTCGGGTTCAACGTGCCGCAGTCCGGTCCGTACGCCTCCGAGGGGGAGGACGAACTCCGCGCGTACGAACTCGCGGTCAAGCACCTGAACAACGGCGGTGGCTGGGTCGACTCCCAGTTCGACGACCTCTCCGGCGACGGCGTGCTCGACTACCAGATCGACTCGGTGAGCGGCGACACGGCGACCGACGCCGACACCGCGCGCCAGTCCGCCTCCCGGATGATCCAGCGGGACGACGTGATCATGGTGAGCGGCGGGTCGTCCTCCGCCGTCGCCATCGCGGTCCAGGAGCTGTGTCAGCGTGAGAAAACCCTGTTCATGGCCTGTCTGACTCACTCCAACGACACCACCGGCGCGAACTGCGTGCGCTACGGCTTCCGCGAGATGTTCAACGCCTACATGACGGGACAGGCACTCGCGCCGGTCGTGCGCGACGAGTACGGCGAGGACCTAGAGTTCTACCAGCTCTACGCCGATTACAGCTGGGGTCAGACCCAGCAGGAGTCGATGAACCAGTTCCTGACCGAGACGGCCGGCTGGGAACAGGTCGACTCCGTCGCGACGCCGCTCGGCACCAGCGACTACTCCTCCTACCTCTCGGAGGCGTCGAACTCCGGGGCCGACGTGCTCGTGCTCAACCACTACGGGCTCGACGGTGCAACCTCGGCCAGCCAGGCGGTCGACGCCGGCCTCGACGAGGGCATGGAGATTCTCGTCCCGCTGTACAATCGACCGATGGCCGAGGCCGCCGGCTCGGCCATCGAGGGCATCTTCGGCACCGTCGCCTGGGACTCCCAGATCGACAATACGCCCTCTCAGGAATTCCTGCAAGCGTTCCAGGACGAGTACGACCGCATCCCCTCCGGTCCGGCACAACTCGCCTACGCGCAGACGCTCCAGTATGCGGCGGCCGTCGAGCGCGCGGGCACGTTCTACCCGCCCGAAGTCATCCGACAGCTGGAAGGCTTCGAGTACGACAACATCGGGATGGGCGCGGAGACGATGCGCGCCTGCGACCACCAGGCCCAGCGCGACGTGCCCGTCGTTCGTGGGCTCCCCGAGTCCGAGCAGTCCGAGGGGCAGTACTTCGAGATCATCAACGTCACGAGCCGCGACGACCTCGGCTACGGCTGTGACGAAGGTCCGGCCGCCGAGTGTGAACTCGGCGAGTACGGCGACGAGTAA
- a CDS encoding branched-chain amino acid ABC transporter permease yields MSFHIEAITVLLNGLQQGAIYVLLAVGLSIILGTLKFVNFAHGALYLIGTYSGLLLALEINLTSGQLQEWGYGQLGLGLGYIPALIIVPFVVFVVGLAMERWVVEPFKDRPDTDQILVTFGLAIIVQELFRAFFGSSSLPFSQPAWAQGPPQVPFLTAIPISSWRYYVIGITAVLVLIVYLLVEYTDFGLIVRAGTRDPEMVELLGIRLSRPYIVVFGIGAALAGVAGVVGGPLNPVNPTIGNEILVPAFLTVVIGGVGSIAGAVLGGVLFGLTQAILVATYSAWAQVGLYAIAAVVLLVRPQGLLGEAEVAP; encoded by the coding sequence ATGAGCTTCCACATCGAGGCGATCACCGTCCTCCTCAACGGCCTCCAGCAGGGCGCCATCTACGTCCTGCTCGCCGTGGGTCTGTCGATCATCCTCGGCACGCTGAAGTTCGTCAACTTCGCCCACGGCGCCCTGTACCTCATCGGCACCTACTCGGGGCTGCTGTTGGCGCTCGAAATCAACCTGACGAGCGGCCAACTCCAGGAGTGGGGGTACGGACAGCTCGGCCTCGGCCTCGGCTACATTCCCGCGCTGATCATCGTCCCCTTCGTCGTCTTCGTCGTCGGGCTGGCGATGGAACGCTGGGTCGTCGAACCGTTCAAGGATCGCCCCGACACCGACCAGATCCTCGTCACGTTCGGACTGGCGATCATCGTACAGGAGCTCTTTCGGGCCTTCTTCGGGTCCAGCAGCCTCCCGTTCAGCCAGCCCGCTTGGGCACAGGGACCGCCGCAGGTCCCCTTCCTGACGGCGATCCCCATCTCCTCGTGGCGGTACTACGTCATCGGCATCACGGCCGTGCTGGTGCTCATCGTCTATCTCCTCGTGGAGTACACCGACTTCGGCCTGATCGTCCGTGCCGGCACTCGCGACCCGGAGATGGTCGAACTGCTCGGCATCCGACTGAGCCGGCCGTACATCGTCGTCTTCGGCATCGGGGCGGCGCTCGCCGGTGTCGCCGGCGTCGTCGGCGGTCCGCTCAACCCCGTCAACCCGACCATCGGCAACGAGATCCTCGTGCCCGCGTTCCTGACCGTCGTCATCGGCGGCGTGGGGTCGATCGCCGGCGCCGTCCTCGGCGGCGTCCTGTTCGGTCTCACCCAGGCCATCCTCGTGGCGACGTACTCCGCGTGGGCACAGGTGGGACTCTACGCCATCGCCGCGGTCGTGCTGCTGGTGCGGCCACAGGGTCTCCTCGGTGAAGCGGAGGTGGCGCCATGA
- a CDS encoding branched-chain amino acid ABC transporter permease, translated as MSDEPAAAGETDADAGNSVADMIGVWAPRGNEVRVVAGTAVVIALFPFVFSRMPVVSDLLQGYQSLATLILIWGIFALGFDLLLGYTGLLSFGHAAFWGGAAYTAGVFSQQVSGSPVLMVLAGTAFAVLLAWALGFLSLRRGGIYFAILTLAFAQMLFYMSSSPLAFITGGENGFTGVETAELFGMFGLESELPSVLGLLLGTWLYAFVAIITVLCVALAYRILQSPYGMVFRAIRENEQRAEFVGLNVWRYRLMSFILSGLFAGIAGSLFTIHGSYVPLASFYWTTSGEVVIMTVLGGTGSLFGPMVGAGVYLYVENIVSGGHPFDFIAPFWHLILGLVFVVTIWVFPRGIWGFVRDVRDMVTGGED; from the coding sequence ATGAGCGACGAACCGGCAGCGGCCGGCGAGACGGACGCGGACGCCGGCAACTCCGTCGCCGATATGATCGGCGTCTGGGCACCCCGCGGAAACGAAGTGCGCGTAGTCGCCGGCACCGCGGTCGTCATCGCCCTGTTCCCCTTCGTCTTCTCGCGGATGCCCGTGGTGAGCGACCTGTTGCAGGGGTATCAGAGCCTCGCGACGCTCATCCTCATCTGGGGGATATTCGCCCTCGGGTTCGACCTCCTGCTCGGCTACACCGGACTGCTGTCGTTCGGTCACGCCGCGTTCTGGGGCGGCGCCGCCTACACGGCGGGCGTGTTCAGCCAGCAGGTGTCCGGCTCACCGGTCCTGATGGTGCTCGCCGGGACGGCGTTCGCCGTCCTGCTCGCGTGGGCACTCGGGTTCCTCTCGCTTCGCCGCGGCGGCATCTACTTCGCCATCCTCACGCTCGCGTTCGCGCAGATGCTGTTCTACATGTCCTCCTCGCCGCTGGCGTTCATCACCGGCGGGGAGAACGGCTTCACTGGCGTCGAGACGGCCGAGTTGTTCGGTATGTTCGGGCTCGAATCCGAACTGCCGTCCGTGCTCGGACTGCTGCTCGGCACGTGGCTGTACGCCTTCGTGGCTATCATCACGGTCCTGTGTGTCGCGCTCGCCTACCGCATCCTCCAGTCGCCGTACGGCATGGTGTTCCGGGCGATCCGTGAGAACGAACAGCGCGCGGAGTTCGTCGGCCTGAACGTCTGGCGCTACCGGCTGATGTCCTTTATCCTCTCCGGCCTCTTCGCCGGTATCGCCGGGAGTCTCTTCACGATCCACGGCTCCTACGTCCCGCTCGCGTCCTTCTACTGGACGACCAGCGGCGAGGTGGTCATCATGACCGTCCTCGGCGGGACGGGGTCGCTGTTCGGCCCCATGGTGGGCGCCGGCGTCTACCTCTACGTCGAGAACATCGTCAGCGGCGGGCACCCGTTCGACTTCATCGCCCCGTTCTGGCACCTGATCCTCGGCCTCGTGTTCGTCGTCACCATCTGGGTGTTCCCCCGCGGAATCTGGGGGTTCGTTCGCGACGTGCGCGACATGGTCACGGGAGGTGAAGACTGA
- a CDS encoding ABC transporter ATP-binding protein yields MALLETENLVKEFGGLVATDDVNLTVEEDERVSIIGPNGAGKSTLINLITRRLDPTSGDIRFKGESIVNRKPHEVVQMGVSKSFQTASIFSNLTVRENAEIAALAAEHGSFGFKFLEHRDSLTDVHEVARDTLDAVGLLSQADRKASELPYGDKRRLEIGIALAAEPDLLLMDEPTAGMSPEETEATVDLVEEVKQELGLTFVLIEHDMEIVFSISDRIVVLNRGRVIAEGTPDEIRGNPEVQEAYLGGVDL; encoded by the coding sequence ATGGCGCTGCTCGAAACGGAGAACCTCGTCAAGGAGTTCGGTGGTCTCGTCGCCACCGACGACGTGAACCTGACCGTCGAGGAGGACGAACGCGTCTCGATCATCGGCCCGAACGGCGCCGGCAAATCGACGCTGATCAACCTCATCACGCGCCGACTCGACCCCACGTCGGGAGACATCCGATTCAAAGGCGAGTCCATCGTCAACCGGAAACCCCACGAAGTCGTGCAGATGGGCGTCAGCAAGTCGTTCCAGACGGCGTCGATCTTCTCGAACCTCACGGTGCGCGAGAACGCCGAAATTGCCGCACTCGCCGCCGAACACGGCTCGTTCGGGTTCAAATTCCTCGAACACCGGGACAGTCTCACCGACGTTCACGAGGTGGCGCGGGACACCCTCGACGCCGTCGGTCTCCTGAGCCAGGCCGATCGCAAAGCCTCCGAACTCCCCTACGGCGACAAGCGCCGCCTCGAAATCGGCATCGCGCTGGCTGCCGAGCCCGATCTCCTCCTGATGGACGAACCCACGGCGGGGATGTCCCCCGAGGAGACCGAGGCGACGGTCGACCTCGTCGAGGAGGTCAAACAGGAACTCGGTCTCACCTTCGTCCTCATCGAACACGACATGGAGATCGTCTTCAGCATCTCGGATCGCATCGTCGTCCTCAACCGCGGGCGAGTCATCGCCGAAGGGACACCGGACGAGATCAGGGGCAATCCCGAAGTGCAGGAGGCGTATCTCGGAGGTGTCGACCTGTGA
- a CDS encoding ABC transporter ATP-binding protein, whose amino-acid sequence MSLLEVDAIDAYYGESHILRDLSLTVEEGEICALLGRNGAGKTTTLRSISGAKPPDVRDGSVRFKGDDITSMPADDVAMQGISLVPEERRVFANLTVAENLRIAEVSRNASNTWRRPLTATGQAMSTEQVYDDFPRLRERKTQKAGTLSGGEQQMLAIARALKQSTDLLLLDEPYEGLAPKIVEDVEAAVERISDQGVTILLVEQNAAAAIKIADRAYVVDQGEIVFDGTADELREDEETRERYLGV is encoded by the coding sequence GTGAGCCTGCTCGAAGTCGACGCCATCGACGCGTACTACGGCGAGAGCCACATCCTGCGCGACCTCTCGCTCACCGTCGAGGAGGGCGAAATCTGTGCGCTGCTGGGACGTAACGGCGCGGGCAAGACGACGACGCTGCGCTCGATTTCTGGCGCGAAACCGCCGGACGTGCGCGACGGCTCGGTACGGTTCAAGGGCGACGACATCACGTCGATGCCCGCGGACGACGTGGCGATGCAGGGCATCTCGCTGGTGCCCGAGGAACGCCGCGTCTTCGCCAACCTCACCGTCGCGGAGAACCTCCGCATCGCGGAGGTGTCGCGCAACGCCTCGAACACGTGGCGACGGCCGCTCACCGCGACCGGGCAGGCCATGTCGACCGAGCAGGTGTACGACGACTTCCCCCGCCTCCGCGAGCGCAAGACTCAGAAGGCCGGCACGCTCTCCGGCGGCGAACAGCAGATGCTCGCCATCGCCCGCGCGCTCAAACAGAGCACCGACCTCCTGCTCCTCGACGAACCGTACGAGGGCCTCGCCCCCAAGATCGTCGAGGACGTGGAGGCAGCCGTCGAGCGCATCAGCGATCAGGGTGTGACGATCCTGCTGGTCGAACAGAACGCCGCGGCCGCGATCAAGATCGCCGACCGCGCGTACGTCGTCGACCAGGGCGAAATCGTCTTCGACGGCACCGCCGACGAACTCCGCGAGGACGAAGAGACCCGCGAGCGCTATCTCGGTGTCTGA
- a CDS encoding thioredoxin family protein produces the protein MSGPSNAALEAALDSLIDTGLVDERDDGSLVTTEEFEATRRIYRDTYGSADDAAFRQTVADVFGVDEATAGERIDAGAITREDLVAYLSLRSALDNEASETPRETGEAGDSEELRSSGSRSETDDDDDVDDERLATMASLVAEISPGSPVPERVEELDDESWRAFLDDHPDAVVTVWRHDCAPCEALKEDLDAVLSELPDGVAVAGVDGESVPNFRRTFDVDSAPAVCCFCGGDLADTLTGRQSTDTYADRFAELY, from the coding sequence ATGTCCGGCCCATCGAACGCCGCGCTCGAAGCCGCGCTCGACTCGCTGATCGACACCGGCCTCGTCGACGAACGCGACGACGGAAGCCTCGTCACGACCGAGGAGTTCGAGGCGACCCGCCGCATCTATCGCGACACCTACGGATCGGCCGACGACGCCGCCTTCCGGCAGACGGTCGCCGACGTGTTCGGCGTCGACGAGGCGACGGCCGGCGAGCGGATCGACGCCGGGGCGATCACCCGCGAGGATCTGGTCGCCTACCTCTCGCTTCGGTCGGCGCTAGACAACGAGGCGTCGGAGACGCCTCGGGAAACCGGCGAAGCCGGTGACAGCGAGGAGCTACGCTCCTCGGGCAGTCGGTCGGAGACCGACGACGACGACGACGTCGACGACGAGCGACTGGCGACGATGGCGTCGCTCGTTGCGGAGATTTCGCCCGGATCGCCGGTGCCCGAACGGGTCGAGGAACTCGACGACGAGTCGTGGCGCGCTTTCCTCGACGACCACCCGGACGCCGTCGTGACGGTGTGGCGCCACGACTGCGCACCCTGTGAAGCGTTGAAAGAAGACCTCGACGCGGTGTTGTCCGAACTCCCGGACGGCGTCGCCGTCGCGGGCGTCGACGGCGAGTCGGTGCCGAACTTCCGACGCACGTTCGACGTCGACAGCGCGCCCGCAGTCTGTTGTTTCTGCGGGGGCGACCTCGCAGACACGCTGACGGGTCGGCAGTCGACCGACACCTACGCGGACCGGTTCGCGGAGCTGTACTAG